A region of the Haematobia irritans isolate KBUSLIRL chromosome 5, ASM5000362v1, whole genome shotgun sequence genome:
GGCGTATGGTATGTATCGTCGGtgatttagtatagccccctatatagaacgatctcccgatttgactcttgggcttctagaaaccgcaatttttaaaaatctaatCTAAAGCTTAGGTCCACAAATAGTAGTATCTATTGGGAGtaccggtcaatgttttggtatatatatTAGACCATTACGGACCGATCTTGAGCTTTAAGACACCGCTAATTTTCTCCGATTTTccggaatttgaaactctagaggtactttaggtccacaaatagaATTCTTGAATCTAGATATCGGAACTTTAATCCAattgttttgaaattggaattgagGTATGTTAGTTTCATAAAGAAGTATATGAAAGTTAGTTTATAACGGTAAGAGTTTCCCTATATacaccggtctcccgatttaacttcttgaggcgaACTGATCACCCAAGTGGACCGAAAGTAGAAGTAAAACTTCCCATTTTTACTTCTCGAGCTCATTCGAGTAATGTGTATAAAAATCGACAGAATTTAGTTTTCAAATCATATGAAATGAGTCATTTCATCAGATTTTCTTGCACGCTTATACGCGATGTctaagattcctctaaaactcaaacaaaaatgaattttatgtaGTTCCTTTGAAATTCACTTGGGTAAGTGAACCGATCTTCTTGGGAGAGTGTGTTTAAATAAACCCAACtggaattctatatatttttcaagtaacccgctacaatGATTTGGTTCATGGCGgtgtgtatttaagattcgacccggctgtatatacttgttaaagatACAAgagccctgccaacattttttgaatttggcggcacttctgagaatccccaccacgtcgaaaactgtcgtatacgatatccaaaactcctcgcaaAAGTACCGTCACTATTAAGAAgttgcatgagtgcaattattaggtacctttttagataaatttagaacgacgccaataagagcccattCAAACTACCagaaaaagtacattttaagatagttgtaaaacaatcattgtggtcaagaaaaacacgattgtttttagatgtttattaatttgataaaacatttataaattcttataagtataacatttatacgaccatcacatcacatttaatataattttttgcattaataaaagaatgatgatgagttacaagtagaaagttatacatgttgcagcgtctatcagccagtgtttttattctcgatggaggcagcgtctctggaaaaatatctgaaaaattaTCACTttatccatttggaaagtcaaaaactgttcaccaatatacctttcacaattttaagcgaaataactatgttttcagcacttcattatcatttttatttaaataaattatacgaagctagttgtgcttggtctttcacaaaatataaaatggctcttgtaacaatagtgatggcaaaatactttcatgctaatagtgatggcaaaatactatcacagttggcgattgttgcagtgtcacttacgagtttgtggtagcgatgaggatgaaatggaactttgaaatgattGCAGGGTATGAAGTACATACAAAAATATGACAGAAGTCACCGACTTCTGTTTTTATCATTACTTATTTGCATTTAGTTAGAGCTGTCATCCGGGATAAATCCCTCCCGAATTCACGggattttcgggacgggattaatCCCGAAGACCgggatattttattttgaatcccgaGATTTTTCGGGATCTTGataaactaattaaaattttaaaatccagaATCCcgagatttataaaaatcgatcccgaatgacatCCCTTATCGTGGcatcctttaaggccggtaccctgccaacattttttgaatttggggactcttttgagaatccccactacatcgaaaacaatcatatacgatatcaaaaactcgtcggaaaagcgccgtcactattgagaagttgtaccacgccaagttactacaaaaatgtttcgcatgagtacaattattaggtgcctttatagatcaatttagaacgacgccaataagggaccctccaaacaatcagaaaaagtgcattttaagatagttgtaaaagaatcattgtggtcgagtaaaacacgtttgtttagatatttattaatttgattaaacatttacaaattcttaaaaatatatcataacacattacatttaacataatttttggcattaatgatgatgttgagttacaagtagcgagttacatgctgctgcgtctatcaaccagtgtttttattccatggaggcagcgtgtctgtaaaatatctgaaaaacaatcactttattccatttggaaaatcaccaaattgttcaccaatatacctttcacaattttaagcgtataatctatgttttcagaactttattttcgtttttatttaattaaaatataacaagctggttgcgcttggcgtttcacaaaaaaatggcttttttaacagtagggatggcaaattacttgcatgtactttttgatgtaccttttcatgatggttgaagtgacatttacgagtctgtggtaacgatgaggttgaaatggaactttgaaatgctggcagggtatgcacctctagcgaaattttcggtagcaaaaatttatttaagtctacaacaaaaaaacagggctgtgtacacaaattttaaaccagctaatcgcttttaaaaattgttaatatatgttccaaatattcctcaaataaattgtttattatttacagacattttaaaacttttacgcatacAATGAAATTATCAACGCTTCGTTTTTATCGACGTATGTACGCTTTATTTAGGTTATGTCCTATGAAATGTTTAGTATGACGTATTATAACGTAGTTGTCAAATACTAATCAGCTGATTGATCTATGAAAGAAAAATATAGGATTGTTAAGAAAGTAAACTTTACTGaagaaataaacaaagttttctaaacttACGCTTTCTCTTAGTGCTTGCTCtcaattgtaaaatatttagatGACTGCAATTTAAATTGGCAATATTTGTTTAGGCCAAAATGGTAAGTTCTAGctttaatgaaagccataaaaaCAACACCCACTCCGCCCACATTCTACGCAATAAATCTTGTTTACAGAACTACGAAGACGATGATTATCATGTGGACACCTTTCCCAAAGAATATGGATATGGTGCATTCGATCAGGATGGACTCGATTCCACTGGCATGTGTTCGGATTCAGATTCTAAACCTCGCATCCTCTTAATGGGTCTACGGCGTTCCGGCAAAAGCTCCATACAAAAAGTGGTCTTCCATAAAATGTCACCAAATGAAACCCTATTCCTAGAATCGACCAGCAAAATAGTTAAAGATGACATCAATAATTCCAGCTTTGTTCAATTCTCTATTTGGGATTTTCCTGGTCAAATTGATTTCATTGACCCCACCTTTGACTCGGATATGATATTTGGAAATTGTGGTTCGCTAGTTTTTGTGATCGATGCAAAGGATGATTACAACGAAGCATTGACGAAATTCAAAAATACCGTCATAAAGGCATATAAAGTTAATCCTCGGATTAAGTTTGAAGTTTTTATACATAAGGTaagaataacatgtttgctctgATAAAATGAATCAAATGGTTTTGATGTGACTAACATATGACCCCATTACACAAGTCCCATGAAACTAGAGCTAGGAAAATATACATGAAAGAGGGATAACTAAAGATTTGTCTTTACATCTTAATACTTATGATATTGTTGTTGATTATAAGCCTCTAAAGATGGACAAAAACAGAGATAGATTTTTTACTCTGTGCCTATAGTACTCTTTGTGCCATACGAATACATACATTCACACCTACTGTGGCTGtaacaatataaacaaaaattgtgataaGCATGTAaatcatttcacttttttcatgtGAACATTAGCACTTGTGAGGTTGCTTTGGTGTCGCTTATGTTACAGAATAGtgcaataaatcaaaaaaagcTCATTCTAAGATAAATTCTACTGTAGACAAAATGTAAGGtggtcttttaaaattttaaattaattttagcgGGCTTTACATTTCGAGATAACTTTGTTTTTCTTGATTTGGCAGGAATATTAGTGAAATTTAGGTCAAATTTTATGTcagttatatatatttatgcttTGTTTATCAAACGACCAAGAGTGCATTGCCTCGTCTCATATCACCAAAAATTCCACTAATGTTCTTTCGCAACCTGTATTCGCCTCATTGGCTCCACTTGACATCGGACTATTCATTAAACTCAATTACTTTGAAGCACACGAAatggaattagaaaaaaataaaaaaataattttacaaacaaaTTCATCCCATTTTTGCCAAGAGTAGGTAGAACGTTATACAGAGAAAACATATTTAACGAGAAatgatcaacaaaaaaaaatgcgacaaataatcaaaataaatcCTCCTCTTCcccaataaatattttcttttcatatTTCAGGTTGATGGCATCAGTGATGATACCAAAATGGAATCGCAGCGTGACATACATCAAAGGGCCTCCGATGATCTAGCCGATGCTGGATTAACACAAATTCATTTAAGTTTTCATTTGACTTCCATATACGACCATTCAATATTTGAAGCATTCTCGAAGGTGGTACAAAAACTAATACCTCAATTACCCACATTGGAAAATTTGCTCAATATCTTTATATCGGTATGTGTGGAAGTAATATATCATACTTCAAATTGTATTAGTAACAAAATGTTCACATTAAACTTTCAGAATTCAGGCATTGAGAAAGCATTTTTATTTGATGTGGTATCAAAAATCTATATAGCTACAGATTGTTCACCGGTGGATATGCAAAGTTATGAATTATGTTGTGATATGATTGATGTTGTCATCGATTTGTCGAGCATTTATAGGTAAGTGAATTAAAAACTGACAATTACCGATTAGAACTCTAAGGCCAATAAAACCAAACCAAAGTTTGATATAGCTCTAAacaatcacccttattcctgaagtcgccctcgccgtcgcttttcgtctgtcgccactaattggtattcccttcgtcgatatattctgctcTGACTTTATTGGGATTGATATTTGTGAATTTTCTATTCGATGATCAGAAATATTGTACATACTCAATAAGGTATCATTCCCAACTACGATAAATATATAATTCGACAAATATGTGAGGTCACCCATTGACTTTTTAAGCTTGAATATAATTAAGCAGCTATTCGTATAAATATTTGTTCGTGGCGAGAGGTGTGGGTCTGTTCGTTAACTTTGCCTTTGGGCCCTATCATTCGGCATAGTGTAGCCCATTGATCGTTTCACCCCTCTCTAACCCtgatttctgaaaaaagtgacaATTTATATCGAAATCATCTCCATTTAACCCGATAAATGATCCTCCAACTTTTTAACTTGtctataaaatatgaaatatcgaGACCTACACAACAGATCTCCGTTGATGCGTCAGAGTCGAATTCGGCATCGTACTGCTCTATGATGCTTTTACACTTGCAGCGTTGGGGGCAATTAGTTATTCCTATTTTCCGCTGGTCACCAATGTATACCAGTagatatatacatttatttgtaatttaaacATTCATTTGAAATTCAGTTTGCattgaattttaatagaaaaacgcTTCTTCTTTTTTTAGTTCCGAAGAGGATGCTTTCGACAATCAAAGTTCTAGTCTCATCAAACTGAATaataacacaattttatatctaagggAAGTGAACAAGTTCTTGGCATTGGTTTGTATATTACGCGAAGAGAATTTCAATCGTCAAGGTGTGATTGATTACAACTTCTTATGTTTCCGCGATGCCATAAGTGAAGTTTTCGA
Encoded here:
- the RagC-D gene encoding ras-related GTP binding C/D, which translates into the protein MNYEDDDYHVDTFPKEYGYGAFDQDGLDSTGMCSDSDSKPRILLMGLRRSGKSSIQKVVFHKMSPNETLFLESTSKIVKDDINNSSFVQFSIWDFPGQIDFIDPTFDSDMIFGNCGSLVFVIDAKDDYNEALTKFKNTVIKAYKVNPRIKFEVFIHKVDGISDDTKMESQRDIHQRASDDLADAGLTQIHLSFHLTSIYDHSIFEAFSKVVQKLIPQLPTLENLLNIFISNSGIEKAFLFDVVSKIYIATDCSPVDMQSYELCCDMIDVVIDLSSIYSSEEDAFDNQSSSLIKLNNNTILYLREVNKFLALVCILREENFNRQGVIDYNFLCFRDAISEVFELRMKSQKLQTVDERQEYLMNGDDDSDDENIDDDEENLVNSRTGKIV